A window of the Lactuca sativa cultivar Salinas chromosome 5, Lsat_Salinas_v11, whole genome shotgun sequence genome harbors these coding sequences:
- the LOC128126176 gene encoding glutathione S-transferase T3-like yields MDPNQNTPPNYRNRKPDNAFALDTTPRQFPTMESPQGGFINLLQSGSPIQQTPLFQQQYQPFPAFQQQQISQPPLSLDFVPETQPSPPPQPKKKKGKKPTRPTTNQERVPWTKEEEEKLAEAWVAASEDPIVGDSQTYGSFWEKVRAIFYELMESEARNADQIMSKWRDIRLKCTDFGGIYNNLLNIRKSGSNDFDVFKAAMDQYEKQRLHAKLFRI; encoded by the exons ATGGATCCCAACCAAAATACCCCTCCAAACTACCGAAATCGCAAACCCGATAACGCTTTTGCGTTAGACACAACACCTCGACAATTCCCGACGATGGAGTCACCTCAAGGCGGTTTTATCAATCTACTTCAAAGTGGTTCCCCTATCCAACAAACACCACTTTTCCAACAACAATATCAACCTTTTCCGGCtttccaacaacaacaaat cTCACAACCACCACTTTCGCTGGATTTTGTTCCGGAAACGcaaccttcaccaccacctcaaccaaaaaagaaaaaaggaaaaaaaccgACCCGACCCACTACCAACCAAGAAAGGGTCCCAtggacaaaagaagaagaagaaaagttagCGGAGGCATGGGTGGCGGCTTCCGAAGATCCAATTGTAGGAGATAGCCAGACGTACGGAAGTTTTTGGGAAAAAGTCCGAGCCATTTTTTACGAGTTAATGGAAAGTGAAGCTCGAAATGCCGATCAAATTATGTCGAAATGGCGAGATATTCGATTAAAATGCACCGATTTTGGAGGAATCTACAACAATCTCCTAAACATACGCAAAAGCGGCTCgaacgattttgatgttttcaaggcggCCATGGACCAATATGAAAAACAACGCCTACACGCAAAGCTTTTCCGTATATGA
- the LOC111917612 gene encoding uncharacterized protein LOC111917612 isoform X2 produces the protein MIAENQPIMVEESDEAVHLYESGSELGSPWLPTNVINDVTEACGDSGEDDHLLFSKRRSILNDAIEACVDDDHHFYFKRSYNKHRHQPPTVRKSAAAAQPPLLPSPPHWKSFSKDQKPKHPTNWAAGGPGMQAVFLDSSQRSCGTGVFLPRTAGTNIEKPRKPAFAPVLLPSRVVQALNLNVHGLGLQIKPRDYNNNVKGLECDRIRNKKSRDVSSQFCVISQNRSSSPEIFLPKEWTY, from the exons ATGATCGCAGAAAACCAACCGATTATGGTGGAAGAAAGCGATGAAGCTGTTCATTTGTATGAATCCGGAAGCGAATTAGGATCGCCATGGCTTCCGACGAACGTTATCAACGACGTTACTGAAGCATGTGGAGATTCTGGAGAAGACGATCATCTTTTATTTTCAAAG CGGCGGAGCATTCTCAACGACGCTATCGAAGCATGTGTAGACGACGATCATCATTTCTATTTTAAG CGGAGTTATAATAAGCACAGACATCAACCTCCGACTGTTCGGAAGTCAGCAGCTGCCGCGCAACCTCCATTGCTTCCGTCACCTCCG CACTGGAAAAGTTTTTCAAAGGATCAAAAACCCAAACATCCTACAAATTGGGCAGCTGGAGGACCTGGAATGCAAGCCGTATTTCTAGATTCTAGCCAAAGATCATGCGGTACTGGAGTTTTCCTTCCTCGTACAGCAGGAACCAATATAGAAAAACCCAGAAAACCAG CATTTGCTCCAGTTCTCCTTCCGTCTCGTGTAGTCCAAGCATTAAACCTCAATGTGCACGGATTAGGCTTGCAAATCAAGCCACGAG ATTATAACAATAATGTAAAGGGTTTAGAGTGTGATCGAATTAGAAACAAAAAGAGTAGGGATGTATCGAGCCAATTCTGTGTCATCTCTCAAAACCGAAGTTCTTCACCGGAAATATTTCTCCCTAAGGAATGGACTTACTAG
- the LOC111917612 gene encoding uncharacterized protein LOC111917612 isoform X1, giving the protein MIAENQPIMVEESDEAVHLYESGSELGSPWLPTNVINDVTEACGDSGEDDHLLFSKRRSILNDAIEACVDDDHHFYFKQRSYNKHRHQPPTVRKSAAAAQPPLLPSPPHWKSFSKDQKPKHPTNWAAGGPGMQAVFLDSSQRSCGTGVFLPRTAGTNIEKPRKPAFAPVLLPSRVVQALNLNVHGLGLQIKPRDYNNNVKGLECDRIRNKKSRDVSSQFCVISQNRSSSPEIFLPKEWTY; this is encoded by the exons ATGATCGCAGAAAACCAACCGATTATGGTGGAAGAAAGCGATGAAGCTGTTCATTTGTATGAATCCGGAAGCGAATTAGGATCGCCATGGCTTCCGACGAACGTTATCAACGACGTTACTGAAGCATGTGGAGATTCTGGAGAAGACGATCATCTTTTATTTTCAAAG CGGCGGAGCATTCTCAACGACGCTATCGAAGCATGTGTAGACGACGATCATCATTTCTATTTTAAG CAGCGGAGTTATAATAAGCACAGACATCAACCTCCGACTGTTCGGAAGTCAGCAGCTGCCGCGCAACCTCCATTGCTTCCGTCACCTCCG CACTGGAAAAGTTTTTCAAAGGATCAAAAACCCAAACATCCTACAAATTGGGCAGCTGGAGGACCTGGAATGCAAGCCGTATTTCTAGATTCTAGCCAAAGATCATGCGGTACTGGAGTTTTCCTTCCTCGTACAGCAGGAACCAATATAGAAAAACCCAGAAAACCAG CATTTGCTCCAGTTCTCCTTCCGTCTCGTGTAGTCCAAGCATTAAACCTCAATGTGCACGGATTAGGCTTGCAAATCAAGCCACGAG ATTATAACAATAATGTAAAGGGTTTAGAGTGTGATCGAATTAGAAACAAAAAGAGTAGGGATGTATCGAGCCAATTCTGTGTCATCTCTCAAAACCGAAGTTCTTCACCGGAAATATTTCTCCCTAAGGAATGGACTTACTAG